A DNA window from Christiangramia salexigens contains the following coding sequences:
- a CDS encoding glycoside hydrolase family 16 protein — MKLKLNRLAIFCLILGFNSVCAQEEIIFEEHFDGDSLNTDIWNYEEGDGCPNLCGWGNNEEQVYNRNYVEVIDGNLVITAVKKDGEYYSGKINSKGNLEFTYGEIEVKAKLAPGTGLWPAIWMLGSDIDTVGWPACGEIDILEYVGREPDMVFTSLHTPASHGETINTKKSYFEDIEEGYHTYKAIWTKDYIEFFVDGNQVYRFTPKAYDDEHYPYRKDFYFLINMAIGGNFGGPEVDDTIFPAKFYVDYIKVKKLN, encoded by the coding sequence ATGAAATTAAAACTGAATCGGCTAGCCATATTTTGCTTAATTCTGGGGTTTAATTCTGTATGTGCACAGGAAGAGATCATTTTCGAAGAACACTTTGATGGCGATAGTTTAAATACCGACATCTGGAATTACGAGGAAGGGGATGGTTGCCCTAATCTTTGCGGATGGGGAAATAATGAAGAACAGGTGTACAACCGGAATTACGTTGAGGTAATAGACGGTAACCTGGTGATCACCGCAGTGAAAAAAGATGGAGAGTATTATTCAGGGAAAATAAACTCTAAGGGAAATTTAGAATTCACCTATGGTGAGATTGAAGTTAAGGCAAAATTAGCTCCGGGAACGGGGCTTTGGCCTGCGATCTGGATGTTGGGTTCAGATATTGATACCGTGGGCTGGCCAGCCTGCGGAGAGATAGATATCCTGGAATATGTTGGCAGGGAACCGGATATGGTGTTTACATCGCTGCACACCCCGGCCAGCCATGGTGAAACGATCAATACCAAAAAATCCTATTTCGAGGATATTGAAGAAGGTTATCATACCTATAAAGCGATCTGGACCAAAGATTATATCGAATTTTTTGTAGATGGAAATCAGGTATACAGATTTACGCCGAAAGCTTATGATGATGAGCATTACCCTTACAGAAAGGACTTTTACTTTTTGATCAATATGGCAATAGGTGGAAATTTTGGTGGACCCGAAGTGGATGACACTATATTTCCTGCAAAATTCTATGTAGACTATATCAAGGTCAAAAAACTTAATTAA